One Campylobacter concisus DNA window includes the following coding sequences:
- the dxr gene encoding 1-deoxy-D-xylulose-5-phosphate reductoisomerase, which produces MVALVVILGSTGSIGKNALNLCEKFSVEVEALSCAKNVVLLNEQILKFKPKFVCVGDEKLAKNVKNIEAKNIFFGEAGLLQMLEISSSKKVINALVGFAGLAPSLKTQALGKRLALANKESLVVGGKFLKTREILPIDSEHFGLKFLLENKTAPKRLIITASGGAFYKKPIKFLKDATPSDALKHPNWDMGAKITIDSATMANKLFEVMEAYWLYGIKEIEAVIEPTSAIHAVVDFIDGSSTMHLSRPDMKLAIAHAMFENVSENIVSHANLLDLKNIKFHKISLKKYPIFSLKDEVLANPDLGVVINAANEVGVFSFLEKKCSFLDISRLILGSVKKFRNLKINDQDEIFEVDKEVRNYAKRMLNAKV; this is translated from the coding sequence TTGGTCGCTCTCGTGGTAATACTTGGCTCAACTGGTTCAATCGGCAAAAACGCCCTTAATCTTTGCGAGAAATTTAGCGTAGAGGTTGAGGCGTTAAGCTGCGCTAAAAATGTAGTTTTACTAAATGAGCAAATTTTAAAATTTAAGCCAAAATTTGTTTGCGTAGGCGATGAAAAGCTAGCTAAAAATGTAAAAAACATAGAAGCTAAAAATATATTTTTTGGCGAGGCTGGGCTACTACAAATGCTAGAAATTTCAAGCTCAAAAAAGGTAATAAACGCCCTTGTTGGCTTTGCCGGCCTTGCTCCTAGTTTAAAGACACAAGCTCTTGGAAAAAGACTTGCGCTTGCAAACAAAGAGAGCCTTGTTGTTGGCGGCAAATTTCTAAAAACTAGAGAAATTTTACCAATAGACAGCGAGCATTTTGGGCTTAAATTTCTACTTGAAAACAAAACTGCACCAAAAAGACTCATCATCACAGCAAGTGGCGGTGCATTTTATAAAAAGCCGATCAAATTTCTAAAAGACGCCACGCCAAGTGATGCGCTAAAGCATCCAAACTGGGATATGGGCGCAAAGATCACGATTGATAGTGCGACGATGGCAAATAAGCTTTTTGAGGTGATGGAAGCTTACTGGCTTTATGGCATCAAGGAGATCGAAGCTGTGATAGAGCCAACTTCTGCGATACACGCCGTAGTTGATTTTATAGATGGCTCAAGCACGATGCACCTCTCGCGACCTGACATGAAGCTAGCTATCGCTCATGCTATGTTTGAAAATGTCAGTGAAAATATTGTCTCACACGCAAATTTACTTGATCTAAAAAATATAAAATTTCATAAAATCAGCCTTAAAAAATATCCCATTTTTTCGCTAAAAGATGAAGTCCTAGCAAACCCTGATCTAGGTGTGGTGATAAATGCTGCAAATGAGGTTGGAGTATTTAGTTTTTTAGAGAAAAAATGCTCATTTTTGGATATCTCAAGGCTGATTTTAGGCTCAGTGAAAAAATTTAGAAATTTAAAGATCAATGATCAAGATGAAATTTTTGAAGTTGATAAAGAAGTTAGAAATTACGCAAAAAGGATGCTAAATGCAAAGGTATGA
- a CDS encoding uracil-xanthine permease family protein: MQRYEGYKFDPKQSLIGVQFLFVAFGALVLVPILTGLDANVALFTAGLGTLLFQIITRKNVPPIFLASSFAFIAPLQYGIEKWGIAVTMGGVIFAGFFYVVLSLVVRFGGEKILHKILPPVVVGPVIMTIGLILAPNAVKMATSATEIYTQNEAMIVAGISLVATILVMMLGRGMFRLIPILLGIITGYIVAYCFGMVDFTPIFNAPWFRMPNFTTPKFEFEAIIYMIPIAIAPAIEHIGDMLAISNVTKEDFLKNPGLKNTLLGDGLATSLAAFFGGPPNTTYSEVTGAVSLTKAYNPAIMTFAAITAIVLAFVGKLGAVLSTIPAPVIGGIMLLLFGIIASVGMETLIKNKVDLADPRNMIIVALIFIFAIGGMVLDLGAVKFSGIGLGAVTGIVLNLLLPKTKHYEGY, translated from the coding sequence ATGCAAAGGTATGAGGGCTATAAATTTGATCCCAAACAAAGCTTAATTGGTGTTCAGTTTTTATTTGTTGCTTTTGGTGCACTGGTATTAGTGCCGATACTTACTGGACTTGATGCAAATGTAGCTCTCTTTACGGCCGGTCTTGGCACGCTACTTTTTCAGATAATTACTAGAAAAAATGTTCCCCCTATTTTTCTAGCAAGCTCCTTTGCTTTTATCGCGCCACTTCAGTATGGTATCGAAAAATGGGGCATAGCCGTGACGATGGGAGGCGTTATATTTGCTGGATTTTTCTACGTTGTTTTAAGCCTCGTGGTCCGATTTGGCGGAGAGAAAATTTTGCATAAAATTTTACCTCCAGTTGTCGTTGGCCCAGTCATCATGACAATAGGCCTAATCCTTGCTCCAAATGCCGTCAAAATGGCAACATCAGCCACTGAAATTTATACTCAAAATGAGGCGATGATCGTCGCTGGCATTTCGCTAGTGGCTACTATTTTGGTAATGATGCTTGGGCGCGGCATGTTTAGGCTTATACCTATTTTGCTTGGTATCATCACCGGATACATCGTAGCTTACTGCTTTGGCATGGTTGATTTTACTCCTATCTTTAATGCACCTTGGTTTAGAATGCCAAATTTCACCACACCAAAATTTGAGTTTGAAGCGATCATTTATATGATACCTATCGCCATAGCTCCAGCGATCGAGCACATAGGCGATATGCTTGCTATCTCAAATGTCACAAAAGAGGATTTTCTAAAAAATCCAGGCCTTAAAAATACGCTCCTTGGAGATGGACTTGCTACTTCGCTTGCTGCTTTTTTTGGTGGCCCGCCAAACACTACATACTCAGAGGTCACAGGCGCAGTTAGCCTTACAAAAGCTTATAATCCAGCGATCATGACCTTTGCGGCGATCACTGCCATCGTGCTAGCCTTCGTTGGCAAGCTAGGAGCTGTGCTCTCAACTATCCCAGCCCCGGTCATCGGCGGTATCATGCTACTACTTTTTGGCATCATTGCAAGCGTTGGCATGGAGACACTTATAAAAAATAAAGTCGATCTTGCAGACCCTAGAAACATGATAATCGTAGCCCTCATCTTCATCTTTGCCATCGGCGGCATGGTGCTTGACCTTGGAGCGGTTAAATTTTCAGGTATAGGGCTTGGCGCGGTTACTGGTATAGTTTTAAATTTGCTTTTGCCAAAGACAAAGCATTATGAAGGATATTAA
- a CDS encoding M99 family carboxypeptidase catalytic domain-containing protein: MRKFLLFLLTFTTASLANTLDYALIKKGEPSENTMLLIGGIQGDEPGGFLAASIVATDYNITKGSLWVVPNLNFPSIIERSRGTKGDMNRKFAHVDKNDPDYNSVMKIKDVITDKNVTLILNLHDGSGYYRDKFINKDENPDKWGNTCIIDQSTLPGSKYPELESIASSVKDVLNKHLIDQKHQYHIKNTHTAMGDKEMLKSLTYYAITQNKSAFANEASKNLNAEQRTYYHLIAIEEYMKKAGISFTRPFNLDVKSVKKAIEKEIRLELENSYAISLKNLKPLINFVPLKKGELNYSSPNPLIAVIKENGSFKVQYGNRFVTRLKPQYFEFAKPLDEISLISDSSELTLKSGDKFSVKKSFKIKSLKNVRVNVIGYGTKSIDESEQEVTKNSLNKSYSIDKDGKIYRVEFYKNEDGKEKFAGMILAEFK, from the coding sequence ATGCGTAAATTTTTACTTTTTTTACTAACCTTTACCACTGCTAGTTTAGCTAATACTTTAGACTATGCGCTTATCAAAAAAGGTGAGCCAAGCGAAAATACGATGTTGTTAATCGGTGGTATTCAAGGCGATGAGCCGGGTGGATTTTTGGCAGCCTCTATCGTGGCAACTGACTATAACATCACAAAAGGTTCGCTTTGGGTCGTGCCAAATTTAAATTTCCCAAGCATAATCGAGCGAAGTCGTGGCACAAAAGGCGATATGAATAGAAAATTTGCCCATGTAGATAAAAACGATCCTGATTACAACTCAGTGATGAAGATAAAAGACGTCATAACCGATAAAAACGTCACACTTATCTTAAATTTACACGATGGAAGTGGATATTACAGAGATAAATTTATAAACAAAGATGAAAATCCAGATAAATGGGGCAATACTTGCATAATAGACCAAAGCACGCTTCCTGGCTCAAAATATCCAGAGCTTGAAAGTATCGCTTCAAGCGTAAAAGATGTGCTAAATAAGCATCTAATAGATCAAAAGCACCAGTATCACATCAAAAATACGCACACTGCGATGGGTGATAAAGAGATGCTAAAAAGCCTAACTTACTATGCTATCACGCAAAATAAATCAGCCTTTGCAAACGAAGCTAGTAAAAATTTAAACGCCGAGCAAAGGACTTATTATCATCTAATCGCCATTGAAGAATATATGAAAAAGGCTGGCATTAGCTTTACTAGGCCGTTTAACCTTGATGTTAAAAGCGTAAAAAAAGCAATCGAAAAAGAGATTAGACTCGAGCTTGAAAATTCATACGCGATAAGTCTTAAAAATCTAAAACCTTTAATAAATTTTGTCCCGCTTAAAAAAGGTGAGTTAAATTACAGCTCGCCAAATCCGCTAATAGCTGTTATAAAAGAAAATGGTAGCTTCAAAGTGCAGTATGGCAACCGCTTTGTTACTAGATTAAAACCACAATATTTTGAGTTTGCAAAGCCGCTTGATGAAATTTCACTAATAAGCGATAGTAGTGAGCTTACATTAAAAAGTGGCGATAAATTTAGCGTAAAAAAGAGCTTTAAAATAAAATCACTCAAAAACGTGCGCGTAAATGTCATAGGATACGGCACAAAAAGTATAGATGAGAGCGAGCAAGAAGTAACTAAAAATAGCCTAAATAAAAGCTATAGCATCGATAAAGATGGCAAAATTTATAGAGTCGAGTTTTATAAAAACGAAGATGGCAAAGAGAAATTTGCTGGCATGATCTTAGCGGAGTTTAAATGA
- the tsaD gene encoding tRNA (adenosine(37)-N6)-threonylcarbamoyltransferase complex transferase subunit TsaD has product MILGIESSCDDSSVALIDERTLEKIYYKKISQEEEHAIFGGVVPELAARLHTKALPALLEDILPNFKDIKAIAVTNEPGLSVSLIGGVSMAKALSVALNIPLIAVNHLVGHIYSLFLDREATFPLGVLLVSGGHTMILEIDENDEILELASTGDDSFGESFDKVAKMLDLGYPGGAVVQQNALLCKDKERFLFTIPLLHDKRLEYSFSGLKNQVRVEISKLESITPKDIADICYAFENTACEHILNKLEKVFCLRNFKRFGVVGGASANLNLRKRLEILCQKNECELLLAPLEFCSDNALMIARAGREKYLKGEFVSHSELNINPRVSFKKLELN; this is encoded by the coding sequence ATGATACTTGGCATCGAAAGTAGCTGCGATGATAGTTCGGTCGCACTAATAGATGAACGCACTTTAGAGAAAATTTATTATAAAAAAATTTCTCAAGAGGAGGAGCACGCTATCTTTGGTGGCGTGGTTCCTGAGCTTGCAGCTAGGCTTCATACAAAGGCACTGCCAGCACTTTTAGAGGATATCTTGCCAAATTTTAAAGATATAAAAGCGATCGCTGTGACAAATGAGCCAGGTCTTAGTGTGAGCCTAATAGGTGGCGTCAGCATGGCAAAAGCGTTAAGCGTGGCTCTTAATATCCCGCTAATTGCCGTAAATCATCTAGTTGGTCACATCTACTCACTATTTTTAGATCGCGAAGCCACCTTTCCACTTGGCGTCCTGTTAGTAAGTGGTGGGCATACGATGATCTTAGAGATTGACGAAAATGATGAAATTTTGGAGCTTGCAAGCACTGGCGATGATAGCTTTGGTGAGAGCTTTGACAAGGTTGCTAAAATGCTTGATCTTGGCTATCCAGGCGGTGCCGTAGTTCAACAAAATGCCCTACTTTGTAAAGACAAAGAGAGGTTTCTTTTTACCATTCCACTTCTTCACGATAAACGTCTTGAGTATAGTTTTTCAGGGCTTAAAAACCAAGTCAGAGTCGAAATTTCAAAGCTAGAAAGTATCACTCCAAAAGATATCGCTGACATCTGCTACGCATTTGAAAATACTGCCTGTGAGCACATTTTAAACAAGCTTGAAAAGGTCTTTTGTTTAAGAAATTTTAAGCGTTTTGGCGTAGTTGGCGGTGCAAGTGCAAATCTAAATTTACGAAAAAGGCTTGAGATACTTTGTCAAAAAAACGAGTGCGAGCTTTTGCTAGCTCCACTTGAGTTTTGTTCTGATAACGCCTTAATGATAGCAAGAGCGGGACGTGAGAAGTACCTGAAAGGCGAGTTTGTAAGCCATAGCGAGCTAAATATAAACCCAAGAGTTAGCTTTAAAAAGCTTGAGTTAAATTAA
- a CDS encoding dynamin family protein, protein MDEFLNHAWHLNKIYANTDASVPFYPDLLALLLSCDEKNLDEFMALAEFRTILKKLGVGLDIFSIQSAQLATLKALNEAKISSDELITRLQKLRDEKIISHEKFDFLIKFISKNSNQNKAEISNVKPKDHFHKSLDFLNEINEKASMLDEDKEFLLALKNAKKRSNETLFNIAVSGIINSGKSTLLNALLNKSVLGTSNVPETINLTILKHASNSHAKVNFYSQDELEKLGLSSENLLASSVEISLDEIKNYTSSSSKTANLVKSVELYDDLELLRDNVCIIDTPGIDDAIVLREQITTNFMKECDLLAHLMNASQSATQKDALFLKKCLENSHIVRVAIVLTHADELNPKDINETLNYAKKAIGEQINDIKIDYFALSAKAYLDGALNSGVPEFKEYLYDVLFGKDSKKSALILSSYQKELQNILKTKLEATKAEILELKAFGLELEALQNEQANIKNSLNENFTKLERLLESELKKLDDKNAKDIYKMGLEALLQNLNEKIKSEITYCKNKRENLNLKRLTQIAKTTLHDGVAALMREARNETLVQTKSCEQNIALSFDGFKVSENKVFSINDFLKQMGVDLDFSELLDELEAKILSKNEPDEALLSLRQNLLNNKSISQFCETLAEHEKKLLKERVKAYEMSQKEALNKRLLVLNEKLNELNLQNQSSISKLKQKTSLQDEIYSLLEDMKNV, encoded by the coding sequence ATGGACGAGTTTTTAAATCACGCTTGGCATTTAAATAAAATTTACGCCAACACTGATGCGAGCGTACCTTTTTACCCAGATCTACTGGCGCTTCTTTTATCTTGTGATGAGAAAAATTTAGATGAGTTTATGGCTCTTGCCGAGTTTAGAACTATCTTAAAAAAGCTAGGTGTAGGACTTGATATCTTTAGCATACAAAGTGCTCAGCTAGCCACGCTAAAAGCACTAAATGAGGCAAAAATTTCAAGCGATGAACTCATAACCCGCTTACAAAAGCTACGTGATGAAAAGATAATTAGCCATGAAAAATTTGATTTTTTAATAAAATTTATAAGCAAAAACTCAAATCAAAATAAAGCTGAAATTTCTAATGTAAAGCCAAAAGATCATTTTCACAAGAGCTTGGATTTTCTAAACGAGATAAATGAAAAAGCAAGCATGCTTGATGAAGATAAAGAATTTTTACTAGCTTTAAAAAACGCCAAGAAAAGATCAAATGAAACGCTTTTTAACATCGCAGTAAGCGGCATCATAAACTCTGGCAAATCAACGCTTTTAAATGCACTTTTAAACAAATCCGTCCTTGGCACTTCAAATGTGCCTGAGACCATAAATTTAACCATCTTAAAGCACGCATCAAATAGCCATGCAAAGGTAAATTTTTATAGCCAAGACGAGCTAGAAAAGCTTGGACTTTCAAGCGAAAATTTACTAGCTAGTAGCGTAGAGATCAGCCTAGATGAGATCAAAAACTATACATCTTCAAGCTCAAAAACGGCAAATCTCGTAAAAAGCGTTGAGCTTTATGATGACTTGGAGCTTTTAAGAGATAATGTCTGCATTATAGACACTCCGGGCATAGACGATGCGATCGTTTTAAGAGAGCAAATAACTACAAATTTTATGAAAGAGTGCGACCTTTTGGCTCATCTCATGAATGCTTCGCAAAGTGCAACGCAAAAAGACGCACTATTTTTGAAAAAATGCCTTGAAAACTCGCACATCGTAAGAGTTGCTATCGTGCTAACTCACGCTGACGAGTTAAATCCAAAGGATATTAATGAAACGCTTAACTACGCAAAAAAGGCGATTGGCGAGCAGATAAATGACATTAAGATAGATTATTTTGCCCTTAGTGCAAAGGCTTATCTTGATGGTGCTTTAAATAGTGGCGTGCCGGAGTTTAAAGAGTATCTTTACGATGTGCTTTTTGGTAAAGACTCTAAAAAATCAGCTCTCATTTTAAGCTCATATCAAAAAGAATTGCAAAATATTTTAAAAACGAAACTAGAAGCCACAAAGGCTGAAATTTTGGAGCTTAAGGCATTTGGTTTAGAGCTAGAAGCTTTGCAAAACGAGCAAGCAAATATCAAAAATTCTCTTAATGAAAATTTCACAAAACTTGAAAGGCTTTTAGAAAGCGAGCTAAAAAAACTCGATGATAAAAACGCAAAAGATATCTATAAAATGGGTCTTGAAGCATTACTTCAAAATCTAAATGAAAAGATTAAGAGCGAGATCACTTACTGCAAAAATAAAAGAGAAAATTTAAATCTAAAACGTCTTACACAAATAGCAAAAACTACACTTCATGACGGAGTTGCGGCACTCATGAGAGAGGCTAGAAATGAAACTTTGGTACAGACAAAGTCGTGCGAGCAAAATATCGCTTTAAGCTTTGATGGCTTTAAGGTAAGTGAAAATAAAGTTTTTAGTATAAATGACTTTTTAAAGCAAATGGGCGTGGATCTTGATTTTAGCGAGCTTTTAGATGAGCTTGAAGCTAAAATTTTAAGTAAAAATGAGCCAGATGAGGCACTTTTAAGTTTAAGACAAAATTTACTTAACAATAAAAGCATATCGCAGTTTTGTGAGACGCTAGCAGAACATGAAAAAAAGCTGCTAAAAGAGCGAGTAAAGGCTTATGAGATGAGCCAAAAAGAGGCTTTAAATAAAAGGCTTTTAGTGCTCAATGAAAAACTTAATGAGCTAAATTTACAAAATCAAAGCTCAATTTCAAAGCTTAAACAAAAGACCTCCTTACAAGATGAAATTTACTCACTTTTAGAGGATATGAAAAATGTTTAA
- a CDS encoding dynamin family protein has protein sequence MFNEFINAYKARYFKVFTNDFKGELARLVNDLNDPSLHISEQIKESLNLLIDTLNEPPLIAVIGQFSSGKSTFLNALLGQDILPSGLTPVTAKAVRLKFAKMPLLSVKFINGSESLLASSDLAELNKLGDQVSGMTLYAPSEILKEINFIDTPGLNSLRDADTKETKNTLKKVSGAIWLSLANNAAKASELESIKEILKANDLKAICLINQKDKLNEDELENLLKHTRQTYGELFEDIIAISSKQALLGITNNDISLLEASNFNEALKAIKECFLDKSFKENFIKARAKKIVKLLTNEQEKHLEIYDNAQLILDEFSGSLDERLEAIKEEFKPKIALRYSQMSEVIKLAADEVFKLLKPFSKTKFNASKTLLNKEIYKRENFEVISLDSDEVFSKLIYEDVVFNKFFKRYKKDLKELENAITSVFNELYKNLEDKFLIYKSRYENYASFDDQVLAYETKSINTYAGRTYENFLREYETAKFKAIQKVSLFFEKLDIKLASNYENALKLAVYFIKQKIEKTLESHLQMNTPLYIPSAKDVYERMLDAFSLYEFEALMCSNSSFLNKILLDIKSDFNEIYTLKIAMLDGLKARVKEQISKIEELCENSLLLR, from the coding sequence ATGTTTAATGAGTTTATAAATGCCTACAAAGCGAGATACTTTAAGGTCTTTACAAATGATTTTAAGGGCGAGCTAGCTAGGCTCGTAAATGATCTAAACGATCCTAGTTTGCATATAAGCGAGCAGATAAAAGAGAGCTTAAATTTACTAATAGATACTCTAAATGAGCCACCACTAATAGCTGTTATCGGTCAATTTTCAAGTGGAAAATCAACATTTTTAAACGCACTTCTTGGTCAAGATATCTTGCCATCAGGACTAACTCCAGTCACCGCAAAGGCTGTGAGGCTAAAATTTGCAAAGATGCCACTTCTAAGCGTGAAATTTATAAACGGTAGCGAAAGCTTGCTAGCAAGTAGCGATCTAGCCGAGCTAAATAAGCTAGGCGATCAAGTTTCTGGTATGACGCTTTATGCACCAAGTGAAATTTTAAAAGAGATAAATTTCATCGACACTCCTGGCCTAAACTCGCTAAGAGATGCTGACACAAAAGAGACAAAAAATACACTAAAAAAGGTTAGCGGCGCAATATGGCTAAGCCTTGCAAACAACGCCGCAAAGGCAAGCGAGCTTGAAAGTATCAAAGAAATTTTAAAAGCCAATGATCTAAAAGCGATCTGCCTAATCAATCAAAAAGACAAGCTAAATGAGGACGAGCTTGAAAATTTGCTAAAACACACTAGGCAAACTTATGGCGAGCTTTTTGAGGACATCATCGCTATCTCATCAAAGCAAGCTCTTCTTGGCATTACAAATAATGATATTAGCCTACTTGAAGCTTCAAATTTTAACGAAGCTCTAAAGGCCATTAAAGAGTGCTTTTTAGACAAGAGCTTTAAAGAAAATTTCATAAAAGCAAGGGCAAAAAAGATCGTAAAACTCCTAACTAACGAGCAAGAAAAACATCTAGAAATTTATGACAATGCACAGTTGATTTTAGATGAATTTAGTGGCTCATTAGATGAGAGGCTAGAGGCGATAAAAGAGGAGTTTAAACCAAAGATCGCTTTAAGATATAGTCAAATGAGTGAAGTTATAAAACTTGCTGCCGATGAGGTATTTAAGCTACTTAAACCATTTTCAAAGACAAAATTTAACGCTTCAAAGACGCTTTTAAACAAAGAAATTTATAAGCGTGAAAATTTTGAGGTAATAAGTCTTGATAGCGACGAAGTCTTTTCAAAACTTATCTACGAAGATGTAGTTTTTAATAAATTTTTTAAACGCTACAAAAAAGATTTAAAAGAGCTAGAAAATGCAATAACCTCAGTATTTAATGAGCTTTATAAAAATTTAGAGGATAAATTTTTAATATATAAATCCCGCTATGAAAATTACGCTAGCTTTGATGATCAAGTCTTGGCTTACGAAACAAAATCCATAAATACCTATGCCGGACGGACATATGAAAATTTTTTAAGAGAGTATGAAACTGCCAAATTTAAGGCTATACAAAAGGTCTCTTTATTCTTTGAAAAGCTTGATATAAAGCTAGCCTCAAACTATGAAAATGCACTCAAACTCGCGGTTTATTTTATAAAACAAAAGATAGAAAAGACGCTAGAATCGCATCTGCAGATGAATACGCCACTTTATATTCCAAGCGCAAAAGACGTCTATGAGCGTATGCTTGATGCGTTTAGTCTTTATGAGTTTGAAGCTTTAATGTGCTCAAATAGCTCGTTTTTAAATAAAATTTTGCTTGATATAAAGAGTGATTTTAATGAAATTTATACTTTAAAAATAGCAATGCTTGATGGCTTAAAAGCAAGAGTTAAAGAGCAAATTTCAAAGATCGAAGAGCTTTGTGAAAATTCATTGCTATTAAGATAA